The Aquila chrysaetos chrysaetos chromosome 21, bAquChr1.4, whole genome shotgun sequence DNA window GTGCTGTTTCTCAAGGCAACCGATGACCCAAGGAAGGTGCAATATGTTTCCATCCTACCTTCTAATAACTACAGCGTGACCTCTAAGATCTCCAAAGCTTCACCCCAGGGGTGAGATCAGCACACACTTTGCCTAATGTCAATGCTGCCACGCATCTCAGCATTTTGCTCTGGCCATGCAGATGCAAGTTCTGGAGATATTTAACTTCCCAGTTTTAAGAGGAGGTAGATAAAATGCTTTGTACTTTTATCAGTCACCAACTTGGGTCCCGTGCAGAGTCGctaaagaagtatttttaagcaCTTAATCTACTGGCACAGGCTCCACGCCCATGATTAGGGTCAAGGACAGAAAACAAGTTAATTACTTGCCATTGCTCAGATATTTACACTAATGCATTACATTCCTGCTACACAGGCAATTTGGATAACTGCCACATTGCAGCTTCATTTGATATTTACATTCCGAGGTGCACTGGGAAAGGGCTAGCCTGGCAGCCCAAACACCAGACTAGGTATTTGGAGCTGGCCATCAAAAGCTAAATGCTGTTCTGTAGCACACAACAGTGCCTTACTGTGCATATCTTGGGGAAAAGATTACTCTTAACGAGTCCCTGCAGATTCAGAATAACACAAATGCAAGAATTCGTGGTCGTACCACAAAGCAGCCTTACAGAAGGCAGGCAATACACACAGCATGATAGTgcaattttttctgcatttcattccATAGTGTCATAAGCATTTGGCCAGATACTTATCAGAAGAACAAGCGCAATATTCACATGCTCCAGAAGACTGTATTGCGCATCCTAAAACTGACACTGAAAACTCCTCTCAAAAGAGAGAGGGAACACACAGGGTTGATGCATAGCTGCAGGCAACTTAATGATAAAAACTACTCTAGCTCTGCCATGGGACAGAGCTAGCTCAGGACCAAGCCTTCGCACCACCCCTACATCAAGTTGTCAAGCTTGAGCTAAGACAGTGCATTCAACCACGTGCTGGAGAACACACCGCAGAGCTCATGTGTCTTCAATCTTCCACAATCATGCTGTTCCTACGATCGTTTTCTGCTTTCATCCAAGGTGACTGCCACCCCGCTCCCAGCCAGCGCGCTCTCACCCGCTCCCTTGCACCAGCATCTGTATGCCCTCCCCCAAGAGCCAGAAGAGGGGACTGACCTGCAGGAGCTAACcgagcagggaggggaaatgtgttttcagctgCATCAGCTCTGCCATCCAGCTTGCCACAGGGCTTGCACGAACCCTGCCGGGTGCCGGCGTAAGGAAGCGTGTCAGCAACTCCAGCTCACCCAAGCTCAGCACGGATGCTTGGagcctgagctgcagctggacACAAACCATATGGACTCCACCCCCATGAGAGTGTGGGGCTTGGTACCTCTATGCCCAATCTTCACTCCAGTGCAGGCACAATTTTTACGGACCGCTCAACAATAACACACAGATTTCTCCTGCTTCATCAAGAGAAGACATCCTGTCTCACCCAAGCCCACAAGAAACAATGTGACCAGAATTTCCACTCGGGTCTCATGCTGGTAAACAGCACTTGCAGATTTCTAAGAAACCTGAGAGCAAGAGGAACCTAAATGTGCCCTGAATTGTAATATAGCAGAGTTGTTTCCAAAAGAGCTCAACTCGCATCACAGATGGAAATTGCATCTGAGTGATGCCAGGACAGTGTTTACCAAGTCCTGCCATCACCACACACCACCTGCCTCACAACCACCAATACGGGACGGGAGCACAAGTGAAACAACTAGAAGACCAGGCTGGCTTTCATGGGTGAAGAGAGATGGAAGACTATAACATCAGTATTGATATTTATAGATTTGACAGCAGCACCTCAGAAGTGACCCAATATTCAGCACATGGACCAAccagacttttttccttaatgaaataaaataaggtTTGAGACATTAACAGTTAAGAAAGCTTTCCACGTCCTCTCATCCACAAAGTCAGGAAGGCTTAGTTCTTGCTGGCAAGAAGTCTCAGGCCACACAACCATGCCCTAAGGTTCATGAAATCAGCAGAGCAATACTAATTGCACTAGGCAAGCCATCCTGTCCTTCGTGCTCAATGCATGCAGACCCCACGCTGCTCAGGGATGGAGATGCAGGCGCCAGTAAGCACAGACACCATCACTACTGGGTGTTTAAACTCATCAAGTAAATTACAGCTGGTGCCATTTAAGGCCTCTGATGGCATCATTTATGTACACAGTATCTTGCCTCTTACCAACTGAAATGATGAGGTCTCTCCTGAGGACAAATCCAACAAGCCTTTGGGACTCCCGTGACACCACCACTGGATAGCCACTGTACGTGGTTTCACTGATGATGGTCTCAACATCTTCCACGGTCATGCTGTCCTGAGTGATGACAGTCAGAGGAGGGTCATTCCTCCGTGGCCTCATTACATCCATTGCAAGTGTCTTGTGTGAGAACTCTTCCTTGGCTTCCAAGAAAGGGTATCCGTTGAGGCGAATATGGGCATCGTAAATGCCTTCCCGTCCAATGGCATCAGCCACCCACTTGCTGGTCATTGCTGCTGCCATCAGAGGAACGATGTATTCCAGTCCACCAGTGAGCTCAAACATAATGACCACTAGTGACACAGTCATTCGGGTCACTCCACCTGCAAACAGAACACAGAAGACAGACGACATGAACACACAGTTTTGAGGGTTTCCAGGCAGGAGAGCTGTTCTGAGGTTTGCTACAGCTATCCTCTGCTGATGCAGCTAGAGAAGGTCTCGTATCAGCAAGCAGTTGTACTGTTGGACTCCTACATCACATTCAGCATTGCAGTGGAAGCCAAACACGAGCAGAACACAGTACTGAAACCATCTGTCCCTTCCAGAATATCGTGCCATGGGCTGGCTTACAAGGGTTTGCTACATGGTTTTGATGGGTCTTTCCCTGAACTCAGAAGCAACCTTAAAAGATGGCTAACTTTCTCTTGTGTTACTTAGCTAGCTGCTAAATAGTCTGGCCATGCCATAGAAGGGCCTTATACACACCTCCATAGGCAGATTCATGAAATGCGACCTCTGACAGGCTGTATGCAAAAGGCAAGTGTCATCCTGACATCCTCTGGTTACTAGCATTAAGTCCACTAACAGCAAGGGCTTCAGACAACTTACCTTTCAAGTCTGCTGGCTTTCACCCAGACATTTTGACTAGTGTTCATTACACTTTAGGTTTGCACACTAAAACAGTTGAGGCatttcaagagaaaacagatgagTCTTCTTAAATATTGacatcattttttttataacagcACTTTGTCTTGGCATatttaaattatgcttttgAGATTCAAGTCCCAAAGCTACTCCCAAGTATTTTAGAGGAGTTTTGCTCCAATAACCATCTCCTAAAGGGGCACACACCCTTTAGTACTGTCCAGTGGTAAAGAGAACAGTTAATGAGGTGGaaccatatttatttttcatcacttACATGCAAACAAGAAGGTCTGCCCCCTTTAAAAAGGCCAAAGATAGGTTTTGGTAGCATGCTTTTATTGTTCCTGAAATGCAAGTTTCTCCTGATACAGTAAAGTAGTCCCTTAAGAGTTAAACATACTATTCTGTGGAGGTAAGGATTGGGAATTACAGTGAAAGTGAAGTTCAGTCACGTGCACTCAATTTCTCAAATTCAGCCAAGCAGAAGAAGTGTTACCAAAAACCAGAGCACTTTAAAGAAGAGTTGCATCGTAAGATTTGAGGCCAGAACAGGaagtaaaatgaattaaaacccCACAGGAAGATCTGAAGTCCCTAGCCAGTCTCATTTATTCTAGCTGCCTATTCAGGAGGCTCCCCACTGAAACCTGTCATGTCCAACTATAGGTTGGTGCTGGCAAAAGAATGCAAACAGGATGAGGAACACATTGCACATGCTAGCGCAAAAGTTTCCTATTCCTGAGACGAACCCAGCTTCTATGGActgcaagaacagcagcagcatttcactACTACACTTCTTAACATGGCCAACCAAGACCCAAACCACAGCTTGGACTTCAAAAGACATCTTGCTTACCTAGACACGCTGCAGCCCCAACCATTGCATAGAGGCCAGGAGTGATGCAGTCAGCTCCTTGACTGCACCAGCCGCTGAAGATGGCCCAGTCGTGGTGGTAATAGGCCAGCTGCTCCACGGCTACTCCGAGCAATCTGCCTGCTATAGCACCCACCGCCATGCTGGGGATGAAGAGACCAGAAGGGACCTGTGAAAACACACATCAGTAAATGTGCCATTTCTCAGACATTTCAAAGACTAGCGATGGGACTTCAGAACAGGACTGAATTAGAGGTTACACTGAAGTTAAAACTGGCAAGGATGCCTTGCTCTATCACCTCTGCCCTTTCTGCACCCTCATGCTCTGAAGTCTCTGCAACAGTTTGCATTTACTCCTCTCTGAGCAGGAGAGACAGCCACACAAGAGGTTAGCGTGGAACAGAACAagcttttttcaaaagcttattTCCCAAGAGAATATAACAAAGCTTCACTCACACACCGCTAACACTCCCCTGTGCCTTTCCAACCACACGAGTATGTGTTTATTGCAGGCACGGGATTTTCCCACTCTGCTGGCTTCACGTACTGGGAGTAGATCATCCTTCTTCCCTGGCAGAAATTCAAACTCCACTGTAAAAGTGAGGGTTCCTGGAATTAGCATACACAGCACAAGTGACACCCAGCAAAGCCAGCAAGTTTCACCTCTGCACTTCAGCTGTTCCAGGACTCCAAAAGCTCCTGTTCTTTGAAGTCATAGAATCCCCCCCCTCTTTCCTTTACACATTTGTCATACAGCTTTCTCACACATTGTACATCTTTCTCACAGACTTGATGATTGCCCTTGACTGTCAGCAACTGCCTCATGGCAACAAATATGTCCAAACCTCTCTGGTGATGTCGCCTTTCTGGACAGACCACTCAAGGACTGGGGGGCAGGGTTCAGCTCCACCTGCTGAACCCCACTGCAGGGAAGCTCAGACCTAGGCACTATATCCATAGCTCGGGAGGCTGCCACCAAACAAGTTCAGAACCATCTGACCAAGGAACAGCTATGATAAACAAGCATTTACAAATTAAGATATCGATTGCTTTGCAATTAGCtattgcatatatatatatatatatctatatctatatctcgTATATATCAAAAAGGCTTAAGGCAGGACAATTTAGAAGCATTCTGTGTCTGGAAAATGGGACATGAAGCCCTGAGACACCAGCTTCAGTGACTGCATCTGAAGCCCACCCTCAGGCTAAAAGGTTTCTACTGCCCTCAGTGACAAGCACCAAACAAATAATTGCAGTCTATCACCATGCCCCCTTCTTAACAGAGCTTGGGGAGAAAACCATGTCTGTTTATTGAGCAAATAAAACTCTTAGGACCTAGGGTTCCTGCAGAGGATGAGAAGAACATGAGCTCCTTTACAGGCAATTCTCACCTTCATGCCAAAGGTGAAGATCGTGATGAAGACTTTCATTATAAGGGCCAAAGCCAGCTGCCACATGGCAGTGTAAACTCCTGGGCCAGCAGCTCGGTCTGGCAGGTCATCCCCTTTGGTGCTGTTGAAATCATTCACATACTCGCAGAGCTTGGATGAGTCCAAAATCCCACAGTCATTGAAGAGCTCAGAAATCAGCTCACTGGTGCTCATTCTGGTGTACTCGTTGGGGAAGGCCAGAATGGCTGTGATCGCAGTCACTACAAACACCTCCAGCACAGGGTATTTGCCAAGCTTGGTCGTCTTTCGTCGCCTGCACCAGGCAATGTTGCTGCGAATGAAGAAAGCTCCCCAAAGCCCACCAAATATTCCCAAAAGGATGAATGGCACGAGCTCCAGAAGATGCCATGGCATGTGAAACTCCACATAGAAGAGAACCAGGCGGCTGTTCCCGAAAGGGTTGATGGAGCGCAGCGTAAACGCAGCGACCAGAGCAGCGAAGAAGGAGCGCCACAGCGTCTTGAGAGGAAAGTAGTAGCTGacctaaaaaggaaaaacaaagcagattcAGTCACTTTAACACTTCCCACTACACCAATTGCTGCCCAGTAACAAAATCACCACTGCATGAAGTAAAAGCAAGGACTGAGATCAATGTGCACTGGCTACATTCCCTCCTCTCCAGCAAAACACCCCAGGCTTTATTTCGAGCTCCCATTCAATACAGATTGCAATGACTGGGATGGGTCCTGGCCTGCATACTTCCAATGCAGCAAGTGCCCCCTATGATCCCTGGAGACAACGTACTctgataataaaagctgttaCAAATCAGCTATGAGCTGAAGAGAGAGAACTATTTGCCTTGCATGCTCTGTAAAGTCCAGAAGTGCCAAACAACAGTG harbors:
- the LOC115333532 gene encoding H(+)/Cl(-) exchange transporter 5 isoform X5 translates to MNGTSTMMDFLEEPLPGVGTYEDFNTIDWVREKSRDRDRHREITSRSKESTWALIHSVSDAFSGWLLMLLIGLLAGSLAGLIDISAHWMTDLKEGVCLAGFWFNHEHCCWKSNTTFTDRDKCPEWKSWSQLILGHGEGAFAYILNYFMYVIWALLFSLLAVLLVKGFAPYACGSGIPEIKTILSGFIIRGYLGKWTLIIKTITLVLAVSSGLSLGKEGPLVHVACCCGNILCHLFTKYRKNEAKRREVLSAAAAAGVSVAFGAPIGGVLFSLEEVSYYFPLKTLWRSFFAALVAAFTLRSINPFGNSRLVLFYVEFHMPWHLLELVPFILLGIFGGLWGAFFIRSNIAWCRRRKTTKLGKYPVLEVFVVTAITAILAFPNEYTRMSTSELISELFNDCGILDSSKLCEYVNDFNSTKGDDLPDRAAGPGVYTAMWQLALALIMKVFITIFTFGMKVPSGLFIPSMAVGAIAGRLLGVAVEQLAYYHHDWAIFSGWCSQGADCITPGLYAMVGAAACLGGVTRMTVSLVVIMFELTGGLEYIVPLMAAAMTSKWVADAIGREGIYDAHIRLNGYPFLEAKEEFSHKTLAMDVMRPRRNDPPLTVITQDSMTVEDVETIISETTYSGYPVVVSRESQRLVGFVLRRDLIISVENARKKQDGIVSTSIIYFTDHSPPLPPSSPSMLKLRSILDLSPFTVTDQTPMEIVVDIFRKLGLRQCLVTHNGKLLGIITKKDVLKHIAQLANQDPDSILFN